Below is a window of Streptomyces sp. NBC_00223 DNA.
GCGCGGGTGCGGCCTGCGGGCCGGTGGCCGCCTGATCGTTATCCGCGCGGGCGGACGGCCCGCCTGCCGGTGGTGGGTGTCCTGCGCGGCCCTCTCCCCCGCTTGCCGGGCGGGGCCCGGTGGTCTGGCGTCCGTTGTCCGCGGGGGCGGACGGTCCGCCCGCCCGCTCGCGCGGCGGGTGCGCGGGTGCGGCCTGCGGGCCGGTGGCCGCCTGATCGTTGTCCGCGCGGGCTGACGGCCCGCCTGCCGGCGGTGGGGGCGTGGTCTCGCTCGGGTGTCCCGCGCGGCCGTCTCCCCCGCTTGCCGGGTGGGGCCCGGTGGTCTGGCGTCCGTTGTCCGCGCGGGCGGACGGTCCGCCTGCCGGCGGTGGGGGTGTGGTCTCGCTCGGGTGTCCCGCGCGGCCGTCTCCCCCGCTTGCCGGGTGGGGCCCGGTGGTCTGGCGTCCGTTGTCCGCGCGGGCGGACGGTCCGCCTGCCGGCGGTGGGGGTGTGGTCTCGCCCGGGTGTCCGGCGCGGCTGTCCTCCCCGGTTGCCGGGCGGGGGTCGGTGGTGGCGGGTTCGTTGTTCGTGGGGGCGGAGTCCCCGTCGGCCTGGTCGGGGGGCGGGGTCACGAGGGGGCTCCCTGGGGGCGGGGGGATTCGTCGACGATGTCCTGCGCCTGGATCGCCGTGATCGCGACCGTGTTCACGATGTCCTGCACCAGCGCGCCGCGCGACAGATCGTTCACCGGCTTGCGCAGCCCCTGGAGGACCGGGCCGACCGCCACCGCGCCCGCCGAGCGCTGCACGGCCTTGTACGTGTTGTTGCCCGTGTTCAGGTCGGGGAAGACCAGCACTGTCGCCTGCCCGGCCACCGCCGACCCCGGCATCTTCGTGGCGGCCACCGAGGGCGCCACCGCCGCGTCGTACTGGATCGGCCCCTCGACCAGCAGGTCGGGACGGCGCTCGCGCACCAGATCCGTGGCCCGGCGGACCTTGTCCACGTCCGCGCCCGTACCCGAGGTGCCCGTGGAGTACGACAGCATGGCGATCCTCGGCTGCACGTCGAAGCGCAACGCCGTGCCCGCCGCCTGGATCGCGATGTCGGCGAGCTGTTCGGCGTCCGGGTCCGGGTTGACCGCGCAGTCGCCGTAGACCAGGACCTTGTCGGCCAGGCACATGAAGAACACCGAGGAGACGACGGCCGCGTCCGGCCGGGTCTTGATGATCTCGAAGGCCGGGCGGATCGTCGCGGCCGTGGAGTGCACCGCGCCCGAGACCATGCCGTCGGCCAGGCCCTCCTGGACCATGAGCGTGCCGAAGTACGACACGTCCGCGACCACGTCGTACGCCAGCTCGTAGGAGACGCCCTTGTGCGCGCGGAGCTTGGCGTACTGGGCGGCGAAACGGTCCCGCAGCGGTGACGTCTGAGGGTCGATGATCGCCAGATTGGGGTCGTCGAGCGCGATGCCGAGGTCGCCGGCCCGCTTGCGCACGGCGTCCTCCTCGCCGAGCAGGGTCAGCTCGCAGACGCCACGGCGCAGCAGCACCTCCGTGGCGCGCAGTATCCGGTCCTCCGCTCCCTCCGGCAGGACGATCCGCCGCCGGTGCGCCCGGGCCCGCTCCAGCAGGGCGTGCTCGAACATCATCGGGGTGACCCGGGCCGACCTCGCCACCGAGAGGCGTTCGGTCAGCTCGGCGGTGTTCACATGGGTCTCGAACAGGCCCAGCGCGGTCTCCGCCTTGCGCGGGGTGCCCGCGCCCAGCTTGCCGTCGAGTCCGGACAGCTCGGCGGCGGTCGGGAAGGAGCCGGTGGGCACCGCGAGCACGGGGGTGCCGGGGGCCAGCCGGTTGGCCAGCGCCAGGATGTCCGGGCCGGGCCGCTCGTCCAGGGTGAGCAGCACGCCCGCGATGGGCGGGGAGCCCGCGGAGTGCGCGGCCAGCGATCCGATGATCAGATCGGCCCGGTCGCCCGGGGTCACCACGACACAGCCCGGGGTCAGCCGCGGCAGGAAGGTCGGCAGCATCGCACCGCCGAAGACGAAGTCCAACGCGTCCCTGGCCAGCCCCGCGTCGTCGCCGAGCAGCACCTGCGCGCCCATCGTCTCCACGATCTGCGCGACCGTCGGCGCCGACAGCGCGGGCTCGTCGGGCAGCACGTACACCGGTACGGGCAGCGTCCGGCCGAGCTGCTCGGCGGTGTCCTCGACCACCCCGGGGTCCACCCGGTTGGCGATCATCGCGATCACGTCGCAGCCGAGGTTGGTGTACGCGTGGTGGGCGTTGCGGACCTCGGCGACGATCGACTCGGCGCTCTGGTGGCGACCTCCTATCACCGCGAGCACGGAGGCCCCGCACTCGTTGGCCAGCCGCGCGTTCACCCCCAGCTCGGCGGGCAGGTTGGTGCCCGCGAAGTCGGAACCGAGGATGAGCACCGTGTCGTAGGACTCGGCGACCCGCAGATAGCCCTCCACCAGCCGGGCGGTCAGCGCCTCCTGGCCCTGCTCGGCCTGGAGCGCGGCGGCCTCCTCGTAGCCCATGCCGAAGACGGTGGACAGGTCCTGGGTGAGGCGGTAGCGGCCGCGCAGCAGCTCGAAGATCCGGTCAGGGGTGTCGTGCACCAGCGGGCGGTAGACACCGACCCGGTCCACCTGCCGGGTCAGCAGCTCCATCACCCCCAGCTCCACGACCTGGCGGCCGTCACCGCGGCCGATCCCCGTGACATAGACGCTGCGCGTCACCCCTGTGCTCCGATCTCCTGGCTTCCCGGCGCCCCGGTTTCCCGGTTCCGCGTACGGGCGTACGCAGACAAAACGCTAACGCGCCCGCGAAACGCGTGCCCACCGAGGTCACCTGGCGGACACGCACCGCCGGGGCGGCACGCTCAGCCGCAGCTCAGCACCCGCGCCGATGGTTCCCCCTCGCGGGGTGCCGGGGATCGCCGCGCGGTGCACGTAGGGTGAACACGAGCGGACAAGGAGGGCGACGCGGTGGAGATCCTCGCGACCGGAGTGCAGCGCGACGAGCGGCCCCTGCTGGAGCGGGCCTTCGCGCCCCGCCACGGGATCCACTGTGTGGAGACCTTTCTGACCCCTGACACCCTCCCGCTCGCCCAGGGTTACGAGGCCGTCTGCACCAGTGTGAACTCCCAGTTGGACGCGCCCGCCCTGGAGACCCTGGTACGCGGCGGGACCCGGCTGATCACCCAGCGGTCCACCGGCTACAACAACATCGACCTCGCCCACGCCGAACGCCTCGGCATGACCGTCGCCCGGGTCGCCCGCTACTCCCCGTACGCGGTCGCCGAGTTCGCCTGGACGCTGGCCGGCGCGCTCAACCGCAAGATGGTGCGGGCCGCGAGCCGCACCCGGGACTTCGACTTCCGGCTCGACGGCCTGCTCGGCCGGGACTTCCACGGCCGTACGGCCGGGGTGATCGGCACCGGCGCCATCGGCACCGCCTTCACCGCGATCGCCCGCGGCTACGGGATGCGGCTGCTCGGCTGGGACATCACCGCCAACCCCGAGTGCGCCGAGATGGGCATGGAGTACGTCGAACTGGACCGGCTGCTGCGGGAGTCGGACCTGATCAGCCTGCACGTACCGCTGATGCCCTCGACCCACCATCTGCTCGGCGCCCGGCGGCTGGCCGAGATCAAGGACGACGCGCTGCTGATCAACACCAGCCGCGGCGGCCTGATCGACGCCGAGGCGCTGGTGGAGACCCTGCGCGAGGGCCGGCTCGGCGGAGTGGGTCTGGACGTGTACGAGGAGGAGGCCGGAATCTTCTTCTACGACAAGTCACTTGAGGTGATGACCGATGACGTTCTCGCCCGGCTGCTGACCTTCACCAATGTGCTGATCACCTCGCACCAGGCGTACTACACGGTGGACGCGGTCGAGGAGATCGTCGCGGCGACCGTTCGGAATGTGGACGACTATCTCGCGGGAAGGATCACGGAGTGCACCCTGATCCCGAAGTCCCCGTGATCCGCTCTCCGTTGACCATCTGACACCCTGACTGGAGACGCCTCTCATGCGTATCGGAGTCCTCACCGCCGGCGGCGACTGCCCCGGCCTCAACGCCGTCATCCGGTCGGTCGTGCACCGCGCGCTGACCGGCCACGGCGACGAGGTCATCGGCTTCGAGGACGGCTTCGTCGGACTGCTGGAGGGCCGCTTCCGGCCCCTGGACCTCAACTCCGTCAGCGGCATCCTGGCCCGGGGCGGGACGATACTGGGTTCGGCGAGGCTGGAGCGCGCCCGGCTGCGCGAGGCCGCGGACAACGCGGACGACCTGTGCACGCAGTACGGGATCGACGTGCTCATCCCGATCGGCGGCGAGGGCACACTGACCGCCGCCCGGATGCTGTCCGACGCCGGGATGCCGGTCGTCGGCGTGCCCAAGACCATCGACAACGACATCAACGGCACCGACCGCACCTTCGGCTTCGACACCGCCGTCACCGTCGCCACCGAGGCCATCGACCGGCTCAAGACCACCGCGGAGTCGCACCAGCGGGTGATGGTGGTCGAGGTCATGGGCCGGCACGCCGGGTGGATCGCCCTGGAGGCCGGCATGGCCGGCGGCGCCCACGGCATCTGCGTGCCCGAGCGGCCCTTCGACCCCGACGACCTGGTGGCGATGGTCGAGGAGCGCTTCGCCCGCGGCAAGCGGTTCGCCGTGATCTGCGTCGCGGAGGGCGCCCACCCGGCCAAGGACACGATGGAGTACGGCGTCGGCGAGATCGACAAGTACGGCCACGAGCGCTTCACCGGTATCGGCACGACGCTGGCCCGCGAACTGGAACTGCGGCTGGGCAAGGAGGCCCGCCCGGTGATCCTCGGCCATGTCCAGCGCGGCGGCGTGCCGACCGCGTACGACAGGGTGCTGGCCACGCGCTTCGGCTGGCACGCGGTGGAGGGCGCGCACAGCGGCTGCTTCGGCCACATGGCCGCCCTGCACGGCAACCGCATCGCCATGGTCCCGCTCGCCGACGCGATCACCCATCTCAAGACCGTCCCCGAGGACCGGATCGAAGAAGCCGAATCGGTGTTCTAGGGTCCGGGTACGCTGGGCGGGTACCCGCGGGGCGCGGGCACGGCCGGGCAGCACTTCGGCCGTGCCGTGGCCCCGCACGCCCAGCAGAGACGTGACCCACCGGTTCGACCGTGCGCACACCTGAGGTTCTTTTTCGGCCTGTGCAACCTTTTGGCATTTCCGCCCGTCTTCCGGAGAGCGCTGCGATGAGTGCACGGAAGGACCAAAAGTGTTGAAAGCCAGCATCGTCGTACCCATATACAACGCCGGTGAGTACATCGACGACTGTGCTCCGTCACTGACGGGACAGAGCCTGGGGACCGACGACTACGAGGTGATATACGTCGACGACGGTTCCACGGACGACTCCCTGGAACGTCTGCGCCGCCTCGCCGAGCTCCACCCGCATGTCCAGGTGCACACCCAGGAGAATTCCGGCTGGCCGGGCAAACCGCGCAATGTCGGCGTCAGGCTCGCCCGCAGCGAATATGTGCATTTCGTGGACCAGGACGACGAAATCGCCCCCGACGCCCTGGAACGCCTTTACGACCTGGCCGTGCGCAATGACTCGGACATCGTCTTCGGCAAGACCTACGGCGAAATGCGCGGCCCGGCGGACATATTCCGTCACCACCGCGAGCGCTGTTCCGTCGAGGACACCGATCTCTTCGAGACCCTCACCCCGCACAAGATGTTCCGCCGGCAGTTCCTGCTCGACAACGACATCCTCTTCCCCGAGGGCCGGGTCCGGCTGGAGGACCAGCTCTTCCTGGCCCACGCCTACCCCCTGGCCAAGACGGTGTCGATACTCGGCGAGCACCCGTCGTACCACTGGCACAAGCGCACCGACGGCAACAACAACAGCAGCACCCCGCCGCGTCCCGAGGACTACTACGGGCATCTGCGCAACGTCGTCCGCGCGATCAAGGAACACTCCGAGCCCGGCCCGGTGCAGGACCGTATGCTGCGCCGCAACTACCGCACCGAGATACTGCGCCCGGTCACCGAGCCGCGGGTGCTCCAGCGCACCGGCGAGGAGCTGGAGCGCTACTTCACCATCGTCCGCGACCTGGTGCGCGAGGAGTTCCCGCCCGGTGTCTCGGCCGGTTTCCCGGCCATCGCCTCCCTGCGCGGCCATCTGCTGGAGACCGGCAGGCTCGACTCCCTGGTCGAACTGGCCCGCCGCACCCGGGGCATCGCCCTGCGCTACGAGGTCGGCACCACCGGCTGGCGCGGCGGCAGGCTGACCATTCCGGTCCGGGCCTGGCTGGTCCGCGCCGACGGGCAGCCGGTGACCCTGCTGCGCAGCGGCGACCGGCTGCTGCTCGACCCCGTGCTGCTCGACGGCGTGCCGGGCGTGGACGAGTGGGAGGTCAAGGACCCCTTCTCGCAGGTGCACGGCGAGGTCGTGGTCAAGGACACCACGCGCTCGACGTGGTGGTACGCCGAGAACGACATGGTGCCCCGGCTCGAACCGCTCGAAGGCGACCTGTGCCATGTCGTGCTGTCCGCCGACGCGGTGATCGACCCGCTGAAGCTGGCCGGCGGCGCTCCGATGACCCCCGGACGGCACGAGGTGTGGCTCGACACCCAGCTGCTGGGCCTGGGCCGGCGGCCCCGGCTGACGCTGCCCAAGAAGGCGACCAAGGCCCAGCTGCGCGACGCCCGCCAGGGCTCGCGGCAGGCCGTCGTCGGCACACCGCCGCGCGTGGTCGGCACCGGCTGGACCGGGCAGAACCAGCAGCTCGAACTCCAGGTCTCGCCGCCGCGGCAGATGCCGGCGGCCCGCGCGCTGCTGCTGCGGCTCAGCACCGACGACCGGCTGCGCACGCCGGCCAACGCGGTGGGGCGCAGGCTGCCCAAGGGCCTGCGCAAGCGGCTGCGCCGGGTGCTGAAGTCCGCCGGGCGCTGACCGCCGGCCACTGACCGCCGTGCCCCGAACCCGCCCGTGTCCCGGGCGGGTTCGGCGCGTCCCGGGTTCCGCGCGCGAGGGGGCGCCGCGCGGGATCAGGACGGCCGCAGCCACACCGTCGCCAGCGGCGGCAGCGTCAGCGCGATGCTGTGCCGGCGGCCGTTCCACGCCGTGGGCTCGCTCTTCACCGGCCCCTCGACCGGCACCCCGCTGCCGCCGTAACGCTCCTCGTCGGTGTTGAGCACCGGCGTCCACAGGCCCTCGGGCACCCCGAGCCGGTACTCCTGCCGCACGACGGGGGAGAAGTTGCTGACCGACAGCAGCGGGCGGCCCTCGGTGTCGAAGCGCAGGAAGGAGAACGTGTTGTCCTCCGCCGCGCCGCCGTCCACCCACTCGAAGCCGCCGGGGTCGGTGTCGCGCTGCCACAGCGCGGGCGTGGCCGCGTAGACCGCGTTCAGATCGCGTACCAGGTCGCGCACCCCGCGGTGGTCGCCGGCCGCCGAGTAGGTCTCGTCCAGCAGCCACCAGTCCGGGCCGCTGTCGTGCGACCACTCCGCGCCCTGGGCGAACTCCTGGCCCATGAAGAGCAGTTGCTTGCCCGGGTGGGCCCACATGAAGGCCAGATACGCCCGGTGGTCGGCGCGCTGCCGCCACCAGTCGCCCGGCATCTTGGAGACCAGCGCGCGCTTGCCGTGCACCACCTCGTCGTGCGAGATCGGCAGTACGTAGTTCTCGCTGTACGCGTAGACCATCGAGAACGTCATCTCGTCGTGGTGGTACTTGCGGTGCACCGGCTCGTGCTCCATGTACGCCAGCGAGTCGTGCATCCAGCCCATGTTCCACTTCAGACCGAAGCCGAGGCCGCCGAAGCCGGTCGGGCCGACATGGTGGGTGGCCCGGGTCACCCCGTCCCACGCGGTGGACTCCTCGGCGATGGTGACCGCGCCGGGACAGCGCCGGTACACCGTGGCGTTCATCTCCTGGAGGAACGCCACCGCGTCCAGGTTCTCCCGCCCTCCGTACGCGTTGGGCAGCCAGTCGCCGCCCTCGCGCGAGTAGTCCAGGTAGAGCATCGAGGCGACCGCGTCGACCCGCAGCCCGTCGATGTGGAACTCCTCGCACCAGTACACCGCGTTGGCGACCAGGAAGTTGCGCACCTCGGTACGGCCGAAGTCGAACTCCAGGGTCCCCCAGTCCGGGTGCTCGGCCCGGCGCGGGTCGGCGGGCTCGTACAGCGGCTCGCCGTCGAATCTGGCGAGCGCCCAGTCGTCCTTGGGGAAGTGCGCGGGCACCCAGTCCATGATCACGCCGATCCCGGCCCGGTGCAGCGCGTCCACCAGGAAACGGAAGTCGTCCGGCGAGCCCAGCCGCGAGGTCGGGGCGTAGTACGAGGTCACCTGGTAGCCCCACGAGCCGCCGAAGGGATGCTCGGCGACCGGCATCAACTCCACGTGCGTGAAGCCGAGTTCCTGTACGTACGAAGGGAGCTGTTCGGCCAGTTGACGGTAGTTCAGGCCCGGTCTCCAGGAGGGCAGATGGACCTCGTACACCGACAGCGGCGCCCGGTGCACGGGGGTGTCCGCGCGGTGGTCCATCCACTCCCGGTCGGCCCAGGTGTAGTCGGACGCGGTGACCACCGAGGCGGTCGCGGGCGGCAGTTCGGTGGCCCGGGCCATCGGGTCGGCCTTCATGCCCCGCGAGCCGTCCGGGCGGGTGATCTCGTACTTGTACGCCGTGCCCGCCCCGACCCCCGGCACGAACAGCTCCCACACCCCGGAGGCGCCCAGCGACCGCATCGGGAACGCGGTGCCGTCCCAGAAGGCGAAGTCGGCCGCGAGCCGCACCCCGCGCGCGTTCGGCGCCCACACCGCGAACCGGGTGCCGGCCACCCCGCCGTGCGTCATCGGCTCCGAGCCGAGCGCCTTCCACAGCTGCTCGTGCCGCCCCTCCCCGATCAGATGCAGGTCCAGCTCCCCGAGCGCGGGCAGAAAGCGGTACGGGTCCTCCACCAGGTGCTCGCCGTCCTCGTACCTGACCGCGAGTTCGTACGCCGCCGGGACCGCGCTCAGCGGCAGCACCGCCGAGAACAGCCCGTCACCCTCGGAGGCCAGCTCGGCCCGCAGCCCGTCGGCGACCACGGCCACGCCCAGGGCGAACGGCCGCAGCGCCCGGAACCGCACCCCGCCCGCCTCGGGGTGCGCGCCGAGCAGGGCGTGCGGGTCGTGGTGGGCGCCGTTCAGCAGCCGCCACCGCTCGCCCTCGTCGAGGCCGCCCTGGACCGGAGCGCTCCTGCCCGGGCCGCCCGTGGGCGCGGCGGCCGGCGGGCGCGGGGTTTTCGGCGCCCGGACCGGCTCCTGGGCAGGGGAGGGGGAGGGGGAGGGGGTGACCGCCGCGGACCTGGGGGCCGTGCCGGAGGCGGCCGGGTGCGGGGTGGTCGCGCCGTAGCCGCGGGCGGCGGCCTCGGTGGAGCCCTCGGTGCCGCGGCGTTCGGGCGGGGTGTCGGGGTGCGGGAACTTCGGGGGGGTCACGGCGGGTCTCCTCGGCGGGGGTCGGGGCGGGTCGGCGGGGTCGGGGGCGGCGGAACGGAGGCCGCCGGGGGCGGGTCGGTGCGGGGGTCAGCCCGCCGAGGTCGCCAGGCGGGCCAGGGCGGAGAGGGGGATGGGCAGCCAGGCCGGGCGGTGGCGGGCCTCGTACCTGGCCTCGTACACCGCCTTGTCGGTCTCGAAGGCCCGTATCAGCACGGGCTGTTCGCGCGGGTCGACCCCGCAGACGTCCGCGTAGCCGGCGCAGTAGGCGTCGCGGTGACGGGCCGCCCAGGGGCCGTTGGCGCTGTGGTGGGCGGCGTAGTCGAAGGACCTGAGCATGCCCGCCACGTCCTGGACCGGGGGCGCCGGGCGGCGCCGCTCGGCCAGCGGGCGGGCCGGCTCGCCCTCGAAGTCGATCAGCACCCACGCGCCGTCGGGTCCGCGCAGCGTCTGCCCGAGGTGCAGATCGCCGTGGATGCGCTGGGCGGTCACCCCGCCGCCCACCCCGGCGCTCGCGCCCAGTTTCGTCAGGTCGTCGAAGGCGGCCCGCAGCGCGCCCGTGTAGGGCCGTACCGCGGGCACCTCGGCCGCCGTCTCCTCCAGCCGCCGTGTCATGGCGGTGGAGATACGTTCCAGCGCCCGTCCGTCGAGCTGACGGACCGGCAGCGCGGCGGCCAGCGAACCGTGCACCTCCGCGGTCGCCCGGCCGAGCGCGGTCGCCTCGGCCCGGAAGTCGCCGTCCTCGGCCACCGAGGCCAGCGCCAGCGCCCACCCGTCGCAGGAGCCGGGAAGGAAGCGCTGGAGCACCCCGAGCGTGGTCGGCTCGCCGTCCGGGTCGCCGTCGGCGGCCGGGGACTCGAACCACGCCACCGGCTCGGCGACCCGCCGTGACCCCGCCCTGGCCAGCGCGAGCGACAGCTCCAGATCCGGGTTGGTGCCGGGCGAGACCCGGCGGAAGAGCTTGAGGATGTACGCGTCGCCGTACACCACCGAGGTGTTGGACTGCTCGGCGGTGGACACCCGGGGGGTCAGTCCGGGCGGGAAGGTCACGTCCGGCTCGGTGGTGAAGCGCAGCCCCCCGGTCCGCCCCGGCAGCTTGAGCCGTTCCAGCAGCAGCGCGGCCAGCCGGGGGTCGTGCGGGGCGTCGTAGAGGGTCAGGCCGTCGTAGGGGCCGCCGACCGCCGGGCCGAGCGCGGCGCGCACCAGCGCGGACGGCAGCAGGGGGTGGGCGCCCAGCAGCAGTTGATAGCAGTCCGGAGGGCGGCCGGGCTGCTCCACGTCGACCAGCACGTGCAGCAGCCCCAGCGGGCCGAGCCGCCCGCCGGGAGGGACCAGCTCGGTGGCCGCGGCCAGCCGGAACCGCCCGATGGGCAGACCCTTGCCGGCGAACCAGCGCTGCCGGGGCAGCCAGCCGCGCAGCAGCGGGTCGAGCGAGCGCAGCAGCCCCGGCACCAGGTCACGGCCACCGGCGGAAGGCACACGGGTCCAGGAGCTGTCCGACATGACGTCCTTTCCCCGGGGAGTCGCGCACCCTGCCGTTACGACGAACGGCGGGGGCGCCAGCCTCCCGGATGACGGGTACGGGCTGTCCGGCGACACGGGGAGCCTGCCCCGGGCGGGTGACAGGAAACCGCCGTACGGGCTGCTGGGGTCCTTCTGGATAGTGCCAAAGGAGCAGCGGGCCCGCACCTCGTGAGGCCGGCCGCGCGCCCCCCGGGCGCAAGGGGGGCCGGTCCGGCCGGCCCCCCGCCGTCAGGCCGGATCGCGGCGCAGCCGGAACCAGTAGAAGCCGTGTCCCGCGAGGGTGAGCAGGTACGGCAGCCGGCCGATCGCGGGGAAGCGCACCCCGCCGATCAGCTCGACCGGGTGACGGCCGGTGAACTGCCGCAGGTCCAGCTCGGTGGGCTGGGCGAACCGGGAGAAGTTGTTCACGCACAGCACCAGGTCGTCGCCGTCCTCCCGCAGGAAGGCCAGCACGGCCGGGTTGCTGGACGACAGCTCGGTGTAGGAGCCGACTCCGAACGCCCGGTTCTGCTTGCGGATCTCGATCATCCGCCGGGTCCAGTGCAGCAGCGAGCTGGGTGAGCTCATCTGCGCCTCGACATTGGTGACCTGGTACCCGTAGACCGGGTCCATGATCGTCGGCAGATAGAGCCGGCCGGGGTCGCTGGAGGAGAAGCCGGCGTTGCGGTCCGGGGTCCACTGCATGGGGGTGCGCACGGCGTCCCGGTCGCCGAGCCAGATGTTGTCGCCCATGCCGATCTCGTCGCCGTAGTAGAGGATCGGCGAGCCGGGCAGGGACAGCAGCAGCGCGGTGAACAGCTCGATCTGGTTGCGGTCGTTGTCGAGCAGGGGCGCGAGGCGGCGGCGGATGCCGATGTTGGCCCGCATCCGTGGGTCCTTGGCGTACTCCGCGTACATGTAGTCGCGTTCCTCGTCGGTGACCATTTCGAGGGTCAGCTCGTCATGGTTCCGCAGGAAGATGCCCCACTGACAGGTGGCCGGGATGGCCGGGGTCTTGGCCAGGATTTCCGAGACGGGGTAGCGGGATTCCCGCCGGACCGCCATGAAGATCCGCGGCATCACCGGGAAGTGGAACGCCATGTGGCATTCGTCGCCGCCCTTGCCGAAGTCGCCGAAGTAGTCGACGACGTCCTCGGGCCACTGGTTGGCCTCGGCGAGCAGGACGGTGTCCGGGTACTGCGTGTCGATCTCCGTGCGCACCCGCTTGAGGAAGTCGTGGGTGCGCGGCAGGTTCTCGCAGTTGGTGCCCTCCTCCTGGTAGAGGTACGGCACCGCGTCGAGCCGGAAGCCGTCGATGCCCAGGTCGAGCCAGAAGCGCAGCGCGGCCAGGATCTCCTCCTGCACCCGCGGGTTCTCGTAGTTGAGATCCGGCTGGTGGGAGAAGAACCGGTGCCAGTAGTACTGCTTGCGGACCGGGTCGAAGGTCCAGTTCGAGGTTTCGGTGTCGACGAAGATGACCCGGGCGTCGGCGAACTGCTTGTCGTCGTCCGCCCAGGTGTAGAAGTCCCCGTACGGCCCGGTGGGGTCGCTGCGGGACGCCTGGAACCAGGGGTGCTGGTCGCTGGTGTGGTTCATGACGAAGTCGATGATCACGCGCATGCCGCGCTGGTGCGCGGCGTCCACGAACTCCACGAAATCGGCCAGGTCGCCGAATTCCGGCAGGACCGCCGTGTAGTCCGCCACGTCGTACCCGCCGTCCCGCAGGGGGGAGGCGAAGAACGGCGGCAGCCACAGGCAGTCGACGCCCAGCCATTGCAGATAGTCGAGTTTGGCGGTGATGCCCTTCAGATCTCCGACGCCGTCGCCGTTGCTGTCCTGGAAGGAGCGGACGAGGACTTCGTAGAACACCGCCCGTTTGAACCAGTCGGGATCGCGGTCCTTGGCCGGTGTGTCCTCGAAGGTGTCAGGGACGGGTTCGTTGACGATCAACTGAGTGACCCTCCGATCGATGGAGACGGTCGCAGCGACAGGACGTGCGCGGGCGCGCGGCCCGGTTCGAGGCGCACATAGTTGTCCCTGCCCCAGTGGTAGGTCTCTCCGGTGAGCTCGTCGCGCACCGGAAACGACTCGTGCCAGGAGAGGCCGAGTTCCGGCATGTTCAACGACACGGTGGCCTCCTGGGTGTGGAACGGGTCCAGGTTGACGACCACCAGTACGACGTCGTCGCCGCGACGCTTCGAATAGGCCAGCAGCGCTTCGTTGTCCACGGGGTGGAACGTGAGGTCCCGCAGCTGCTGCAGCGCCGGATGACGG
It encodes the following:
- the pta gene encoding phosphate acetyltransferase; protein product: MTRSVYVTGIGRGDGRQVVELGVMELLTRQVDRVGVYRPLVHDTPDRIFELLRGRYRLTQDLSTVFGMGYEEAAALQAEQGQEALTARLVEGYLRVAESYDTVLILGSDFAGTNLPAELGVNARLANECGASVLAVIGGRHQSAESIVAEVRNAHHAYTNLGCDVIAMIANRVDPGVVEDTAEQLGRTLPVPVYVLPDEPALSAPTVAQIVETMGAQVLLGDDAGLARDALDFVFGGAMLPTFLPRLTPGCVVVTPGDRADLIIGSLAAHSAGSPPIAGVLLTLDERPGPDILALANRLAPGTPVLAVPTGSFPTAAELSGLDGKLGAGTPRKAETALGLFETHVNTAELTERLSVARSARVTPMMFEHALLERARAHRRRIVLPEGAEDRILRATEVLLRRGVCELTLLGEEDAVRKRAGDLGIALDDPNLAIIDPQTSPLRDRFAAQYAKLRAHKGVSYELAYDVVADVSYFGTLMVQEGLADGMVSGAVHSTAATIRPAFEIIKTRPDAAVVSSVFFMCLADKVLVYGDCAVNPDPDAEQLADIAIQAAGTALRFDVQPRIAMLSYSTGTSGTGADVDKVRRATDLVRERRPDLLVEGPIQYDAAVAPSVAATKMPGSAVAGQATVLVFPDLNTGNNTYKAVQRSAGAVAVGPVLQGLRKPVNDLSRGALVQDIVNTVAITAIQAQDIVDESPRPQGAPS
- a CDS encoding 2-hydroxyacid dehydrogenase; translation: MEILATGVQRDERPLLERAFAPRHGIHCVETFLTPDTLPLAQGYEAVCTSVNSQLDAPALETLVRGGTRLITQRSTGYNNIDLAHAERLGMTVARVARYSPYAVAEFAWTLAGALNRKMVRAASRTRDFDFRLDGLLGRDFHGRTAGVIGTGAIGTAFTAIARGYGMRLLGWDITANPECAEMGMEYVELDRLLRESDLISLHVPLMPSTHHLLGARRLAEIKDDALLINTSRGGLIDAEALVETLREGRLGGVGLDVYEEEAGIFFYDKSLEVMTDDVLARLLTFTNVLITSHQAYYTVDAVEEIVAATVRNVDDYLAGRITECTLIPKSP
- a CDS encoding ATP-dependent 6-phosphofructokinase, whose amino-acid sequence is MRIGVLTAGGDCPGLNAVIRSVVHRALTGHGDEVIGFEDGFVGLLEGRFRPLDLNSVSGILARGGTILGSARLERARLREAADNADDLCTQYGIDVLIPIGGEGTLTAARMLSDAGMPVVGVPKTIDNDINGTDRTFGFDTAVTVATEAIDRLKTTAESHQRVMVVEVMGRHAGWIALEAGMAGGAHGICVPERPFDPDDLVAMVEERFARGKRFAVICVAEGAHPAKDTMEYGVGEIDKYGHERFTGIGTTLARELELRLGKEARPVILGHVQRGGVPTAYDRVLATRFGWHAVEGAHSGCFGHMAALHGNRIAMVPLADAITHLKTVPEDRIEEAESVF
- a CDS encoding glycosyltransferase family 2 protein; the protein is MLKASIVVPIYNAGEYIDDCAPSLTGQSLGTDDYEVIYVDDGSTDDSLERLRRLAELHPHVQVHTQENSGWPGKPRNVGVRLARSEYVHFVDQDDEIAPDALERLYDLAVRNDSDIVFGKTYGEMRGPADIFRHHRERCSVEDTDLFETLTPHKMFRRQFLLDNDILFPEGRVRLEDQLFLAHAYPLAKTVSILGEHPSYHWHKRTDGNNNSSTPPRPEDYYGHLRNVVRAIKEHSEPGPVQDRMLRRNYRTEILRPVTEPRVLQRTGEELERYFTIVRDLVREEFPPGVSAGFPAIASLRGHLLETGRLDSLVELARRTRGIALRYEVGTTGWRGGRLTIPVRAWLVRADGQPVTLLRSGDRLLLDPVLLDGVPGVDEWEVKDPFSQVHGEVVVKDTTRSTWWYAENDMVPRLEPLEGDLCHVVLSADAVIDPLKLAGGAPMTPGRHEVWLDTQLLGLGRRPRLTLPKKATKAQLRDARQGSRQAVVGTPPRVVGTGWTGQNQQLELQVSPPRQMPAARALLLRLSTDDRLRTPANAVGRRLPKGLRKRLRRVLKSAGR